A single region of the Silene latifolia isolate original U9 population chromosome 8, ASM4854445v1, whole genome shotgun sequence genome encodes:
- the LOC141595852 gene encoding bifunctional aspartate aminotransferase and glutamate/aspartate-prephenate aminotransferase, whose amino-acid sequence MEVDKSTSPRVNNVTTSKTSAISDKAKALAQAGVPVISLCAGEPDFDTPSVITQGGVKAIMEGRTRYTANAGTLQLRTAICHKLKEENEIVYSTDEVLVSNGAKQSIFQAMLAVCSPGDEVLIPAPYWVSYPEMAKLADATPVILPSQMSDNFLLKPDVLKSKLSAKSRLLILCSPSNPTGSVYPRELLTQIAKIVASHPRLLVLSDEIYEHIIYAPAMHTSFASLPDMRERTLTVNGFSKVKYY is encoded by the exons ATGGAGGTTGATAAATCTACAAGTCCTAGAGTTAACAATGTTACAACTTCCAAAACTTCAGCAATTTCAGACAAGGCAAAGGCTCTGGCTCAAGCTGGTGTACCAGTCATTAGCCTCTGTGCCGGGGAGCCTGACTTCGATACCCCATCCGTCATTACTCAG GGAGGTGTAAAAGCAATAATGGAAGGTCGTACAAGGTACACAGCGAATGCTGGTACTCTACAACTACGGACTGCTATCTGTCACAAACTCAAAG AGGAGAATGAAATAGTTTATAGTACTGATGAGGTTTTAGTGAGTAATGGAGCAAAGCAGTCCATCTTTCAAGCCATGTTAGCGGTCTGTTCCCCTGGCGATGAG GTCCTAATACCGGCACCATATTGGGTGAGTTACCCGGAAATGGCCAAGTTGGCGGATGCAACTCCTGTTATTCTTCCGTCTCAGATGTCCGATAACTTCTTATTAAAACCTGATGTTCTCAAGTCAAAGCTGAGTGCAAAGTCTAGGTTGTTGATTTTGTGCTCTCCTTCCAATCCTACCGGTTCTGTTTATCCTCGAGAGCTTCTCACTCAGATCGCTAAAATCGTTGCAAGCCATCCTCGACTCCtg GTATTGTCTGATGAAATTTATGAGCATATAATATATGCACCAGCGATGCATACTAGCTTTGCCTCATTACCGGACATGCGGGAAAGGACTTTGACGGTCAATGGCTTTTCCAAGGTAAAATATTATTAA